From Micromonospora nigra, one genomic window encodes:
- a CDS encoding murein hydrolase activator EnvC family protein, which yields MRLAYSTVPLAGVALLVIALSGTVPRPGRSDPAAVAPAHTALAGSIRGGSAPADGAAPAGSARGASVPAGGPALTGSVPAGPALLGPFTVRADARNSVRFRWPLDGVPRPVRRFDPPPQPWLPGHRGVDLAAVPGATVRAAGAGIVLFAGPVAGRPVVTVGHADGLRTTYEPVRPTVRAGDTVPAGALLGELLAGHAGCPAPACLHWGLRRAADYLDPLVLLGLGRVRLLPLTEP from the coding sequence ATGCGACTCGCGTACTCCACCGTCCCCCTGGCCGGCGTCGCCCTGCTGGTGATCGCCCTGTCCGGCACCGTTCCCCGACCCGGCCGCTCCGACCCGGCCGCTGTGGCTCCCGCCCATACGGCCCTGGCTGGTTCGATCCGGGGTGGTTCGGCCCCCGCTGACGGCGCGGCCCCGGCAGGTTCGGCCCGGGGTGCTTCGGTCCCGGCTGGTGGTCCTGCATTGACTGGTTCGGTCCCGGCCGGGCCCGCTCTGCTCGGGCCGTTCACCGTCCGGGCCGATGCGCGCAATTCGGTGCGGTTCCGCTGGCCCCTCGACGGCGTCCCCCGGCCGGTCCGCCGGTTCGACCCACCGCCGCAGCCGTGGCTGCCCGGCCACCGCGGCGTGGATCTGGCCGCCGTGCCCGGTGCCACGGTCCGTGCCGCCGGGGCCGGCATCGTGTTGTTCGCCGGCCCCGTCGCCGGGCGCCCGGTGGTCACCGTCGGGCATGCCGATGGCCTGCGGACCACCTACGAGCCGGTGCGCCCCACGGTCCGGGCGGGCGACACCGTGCCGGCGGGCGCGCTCCTCGGTGAACTGCTCGCCGGGCACGCCGGCTGCCCGGCTCCCGCATGCCTGCACTGGGGGCTGCGCCGCGCCGCCGACTACCTGGATCCGTTGGTGCTGCTCGGCCTCGGCCGGGTTCGGCTGCTCCCGCTCACCGAACCGTAG
- a CDS encoding aminotransferase class V-fold PLP-dependent enzyme — MSLPQPPEPIAGARLLFSLDPAVSHLNHGSFGAVPVGVQRTQQRLRDEVEANPLRFFTRGLVDRITHTRRHLAGFLGADPDGTALTTNATTGVAVVLRSLGLGPDDEVLTTDHGYGAVDLSVRRECRRSGATHRVLRVPLTATDEEITQIVRVGLRPGRTRLLVVDQLTSPTARLFPVAAIVAVAREHGVAVLVDAAHAPGMLPAPVTDTGADFWVGNLHKWGYAPRGTAVLVVAPAWRDRIEPLVVSWEQDAGFPGNVEWQATMDYTAWLSAPAGLYTLRSLGVDRVRSHNAALAAYGQGVVGDSLGVAPADLPDPGGRAVAMRIVPLPAGLATTLDGAVALRTRIAERLATEVAVNAWSGRGWLRLCGQVYNTADEYERLAARLPALLSQR, encoded by the coding sequence ATGAGCCTCCCGCAGCCGCCCGAGCCGATCGCCGGGGCTCGCCTGCTGTTCTCGCTGGATCCTGCGGTGAGCCACCTCAACCACGGCTCGTTCGGTGCCGTGCCTGTCGGCGTGCAGCGAACCCAACAACGACTGCGGGACGAGGTCGAGGCGAATCCCCTGCGCTTCTTCACCCGGGGGCTGGTCGACCGGATCACCCACACCCGCCGGCACCTCGCCGGATTCCTGGGTGCCGACCCCGACGGCACCGCCCTCACCACGAACGCGACCACCGGGGTGGCCGTGGTGCTCCGGTCGCTGGGGCTCGGCCCCGACGACGAGGTGCTCACCACCGACCACGGGTACGGGGCGGTGGACCTGTCCGTCCGGCGGGAGTGCCGCCGCAGCGGGGCCACCCACCGGGTGCTGCGGGTGCCACTCACCGCCACCGACGAGGAGATCACCCAGATCGTCCGCGTCGGCCTACGACCCGGACGGACGAGACTGCTGGTCGTCGACCAGCTCACCTCGCCGACCGCGCGGCTGTTCCCGGTCGCCGCGATCGTCGCGGTGGCCCGGGAGCACGGGGTGGCGGTGCTGGTGGACGCGGCACACGCGCCGGGGATGCTGCCCGCCCCGGTCACCGACACCGGCGCCGATTTCTGGGTGGGCAACCTGCACAAGTGGGGGTACGCCCCGCGCGGCACCGCCGTGCTGGTGGTGGCGCCGGCGTGGCGGGACCGGATCGAGCCACTGGTGGTCTCCTGGGAGCAGGACGCCGGCTTCCCCGGCAATGTCGAATGGCAGGCCACCATGGACTACACGGCGTGGCTGAGTGCCCCGGCCGGCCTGTACACGCTGCGCAGCCTGGGCGTCGACCGGGTGCGGTCACACAATGCGGCGCTGGCGGCGTACGGCCAGGGTGTGGTCGGGGACAGCCTGGGGGTGGCGCCGGCCGACCTGCCGGATCCCGGCGGACGCGCGGTCGCGATGCGGATCGTGCCGCTGCCGGCAGGGCTGGCCACCACCCTGGACGGGGCAGTCGCGTTGCGGACCCGGATCGCCGAGCGGCTCGCCACCGAGGTGGCCGTGAACGCCTGGTCGGGGCGGGGCTGGCTGCGGCTGTGCGGTCAGGTCTACAACACCGCCGACGAGTACGAGCGGCTCGCCGCTCGCCTGCCCGCCCTGCTCTCCCAGCGCTGA
- a CDS encoding tyrosine recombinase XerC produces the protein MPLRAAVDDFAGYLAGVRNRSAHTVRAYVGDLVSLLDHAARSGSTQVSDLDLGTVRSWLAKQRTMGSARSSLARRAASARAFSAWAHRQGLLPTDVAGALASPRPHRELPTVLRADQAALLMNTRSAPRPPLVGGPPSVLAPDDPSPAAAANDAASSATSSATSSATSSATSSATSSATDSPVGSPVGDAAAGSPPASGVRDQAAEAVSLRDRALLELLYGTGVRVSEVCGLDVTDVDDARRVVRVLGKGGRERSVPYGTPAQRALDEWLRGGRPVLAKPGSGAALLLGARGGRLHPTTARRIVGAYAEAAGLPRTSPHDLRHSAATHLLEGGADLRAVQELLGHSSLASTQIYTHVSVERLRSAYRQAHPRA, from the coding sequence CTGCCGCTGCGTGCGGCGGTCGACGACTTCGCCGGGTATCTGGCGGGTGTGCGCAACCGCTCGGCGCACACCGTACGGGCCTACGTCGGCGACCTGGTGTCACTGCTGGACCACGCCGCCCGATCGGGGAGCACCCAGGTGTCGGACCTGGACCTGGGGACGGTGCGCAGCTGGCTGGCGAAGCAGCGGACGATGGGATCGGCGCGCAGTTCGCTCGCCCGGCGGGCCGCGTCGGCGCGGGCATTCAGCGCCTGGGCCCACCGGCAGGGCCTGCTGCCCACCGACGTGGCCGGGGCCCTGGCCAGTCCCCGCCCGCACCGGGAGCTACCCACGGTGCTCCGCGCCGACCAGGCGGCACTGCTGATGAACACCCGTTCCGCACCGCGACCGCCCCTGGTGGGCGGCCCGCCGTCGGTGCTCGCCCCGGACGACCCCTCGCCGGCCGCCGCGGCGAACGACGCGGCGAGCAGCGCGACGAGCAGCGCGACGAGCAGCGCGACGAGCAGCGCGACGAGCAGCGCGACGAGCAGCGCGACGGACAGTCCGGTGGGCAGTCCGGTGGGCGACGCGGCGGCGGGCAGCCCGCCGGCCAGCGGAGTGCGCGACCAGGCCGCTGAGGCGGTGTCGCTGCGGGACCGGGCGTTGCTCGAACTGCTCTACGGCACCGGGGTCCGGGTCAGCGAGGTGTGCGGCCTGGACGTGACAGACGTCGACGACGCCCGGCGGGTGGTCCGGGTCCTGGGCAAGGGCGGACGGGAGCGATCGGTGCCGTACGGGACACCGGCGCAGCGGGCCCTCGACGAGTGGCTGCGCGGGGGGCGGCCGGTGCTGGCCAAGCCGGGTTCCGGGGCCGCCCTGCTGCTCGGCGCCCGGGGTGGACGGCTGCACCCGACCACGGCCCGGCGGATCGTCGGTGCGTACGCCGAGGCCGCCGGCCTGCCCCGGACCAGCCCACACGATCTGCGTCACTCTGCCGCCACCCACCTGCTGGAAGGTGGGGCCGACCTGCGGGCGGTGCAGGAGCTGCTCGGCCACTCCTCGCTGGCGAGCACCCAGATCTACACGCACGTGTCGGTGGAGCGGCTGCGGTCCGCCTACCGTCAGGCCCACCCCCGCGCCTGA
- a CDS encoding DNA-processing protein DprA — protein sequence MDRRRSGRAGPPRPGGRRGGHPTQDGRGTVSEDEQTLARVALTWLAEPGTRSVHQLVDDLGPVGALDLLLDGGAPEEALRDGVAARLSGGDARAVAAEAVGRATRLGARVVVPGDDEWPRRVADLRKLRLSGKQRRVDRETAPPLCFWVRGPWPLAEALDRSVAVVGARAASAYGTHVATDLAYGLADRGWTVVSGGAFGIDAAAHRGALAAGGVTVAVLACGIDRPYPMGNAALFDRIADTGLLVSEWLPGAEPLRPRFLIRNRVIAASTLGTVLVEAAARSGATQTTHRALGLGRGAMVVPGPVTSAMSVGAHEMLRENREARLVTGLAHVLEEVGRIGELAPVPRGPDRPTDLLDDEARAIIEAMPRRGTVAVDTLAARAGVGVRTVLRKLSLLEELTLVVRRDDGYALVSMPRSTARGR from the coding sequence CTGGACCGTCGCCGATCTGGACGGGCGGGTCCGCCCCGGCCGGGCGGACGTCGCGGAGGCCATCCAACTCAGGACGGGAGAGGGACTGTGAGCGAGGACGAGCAGACACTGGCTCGGGTGGCCCTCACCTGGCTCGCGGAGCCGGGCACCCGGTCGGTGCACCAACTGGTCGACGATCTCGGCCCGGTGGGTGCCCTCGACCTGCTTCTCGACGGCGGGGCCCCCGAGGAGGCGTTACGCGACGGGGTGGCGGCACGCCTGAGCGGCGGCGACGCGCGGGCGGTGGCCGCCGAGGCGGTGGGCCGGGCCACCCGCCTGGGTGCCCGGGTCGTCGTGCCGGGTGACGACGAGTGGCCCCGTCGGGTGGCCGACCTGCGGAAGCTGCGGCTGTCCGGCAAGCAGCGACGGGTCGACCGGGAGACCGCACCGCCGCTGTGCTTCTGGGTACGCGGACCATGGCCCCTGGCCGAGGCACTGGACCGGTCCGTGGCCGTGGTCGGGGCCCGGGCCGCCAGCGCGTACGGCACCCATGTGGCCACGGACCTGGCGTACGGGCTGGCGGACCGGGGCTGGACGGTGGTCTCCGGTGGGGCGTTCGGCATCGACGCCGCTGCCCACCGGGGCGCGCTGGCAGCGGGAGGCGTGACGGTGGCGGTTCTCGCCTGTGGGATCGACCGCCCCTACCCCATGGGTAACGCGGCCCTGTTCGACCGGATCGCCGACACGGGACTGCTGGTCAGCGAGTGGTTGCCGGGAGCGGAGCCGCTGCGCCCGCGCTTCCTGATCCGAAACCGGGTGATCGCCGCCAGCACGCTCGGCACGGTGCTGGTGGAGGCGGCAGCCCGCAGCGGTGCGACCCAGACCACGCATCGGGCGCTCGGCCTGGGGCGCGGGGCGATGGTGGTGCCGGGCCCGGTCACCTCGGCGATGTCGGTGGGGGCGCACGAGATGCTGCGGGAGAACCGCGAGGCTCGGCTGGTCACGGGCCTGGCACACGTGCTGGAGGAGGTGGGACGGATCGGCGAACTGGCCCCGGTCCCGCGCGGGCCGGATCGGCCGACCGACCTGCTCGACGACGAGGCTCGGGCGATCATCGAGGCCATGCCCCGACGGGGAACCGTGGCGGTGGACACCCTCGCCGCACGGGCGGGTGTCGGGGTGCGGACGGTGTTGCGCAAGCTGTCCCTGTTGGAGGAGCTGACGTTGGTGGTTCGCCGCGACGACGGGTACGCCCTGGTGTCCATGCCCCGCTCGACCGCCCGGGGACGGTGA
- a CDS encoding YifB family Mg chelatase-like AAA ATPase, which produces MSYAKVLSVGLVGVSGHLVEVEADLAPGLPAVVISGLPDTALHEARDRVRAAVVNSGQRWPNRRITLNFLPATLPKFGSAFDLAIAVALLGGSGELPLLPLEGVVVLGELGLDGTVRPVRGVLPMVAAAARSGVARVIVPVDNVAEAAVVPGVRVRGVDTLHRLVGFVRDAAPLIDAPTPQPRPPLSGPDLVEVAGQELGRRALEVAAAGGHHLSLVGPPGAGKTMLAERLPSILPELDDESALEVTALHSIAGLLPADGGLLRRPPFQAPHHSASVPALVGGGSGLARPGAVSLAHRGVLFLDEAPEFSRAALEALRQPLEHGRVHLARSRGGTEYPARAQLVLAANPCPCASPAGDARCECPPLTRRRYLGRLSGPLLDRIDVQVRLPALRAAELMEPGFSGESSATVAERVAAARKAAAQRWASVGCRLNAEMPGPHLRRVPWRLPARDTVDLRARLDSGSISARGFDRIIRLAWTVADLDGRVRPGRADVAEAIQLRTGEGL; this is translated from the coding sequence GTGAGCTACGCGAAAGTGCTCTCCGTCGGTCTGGTCGGGGTGAGCGGCCACCTGGTCGAGGTGGAGGCCGACCTCGCGCCCGGCCTGCCGGCGGTGGTCATCTCCGGGCTGCCCGACACCGCCCTGCACGAGGCACGCGACCGGGTCCGGGCCGCCGTGGTGAACTCCGGGCAGCGCTGGCCCAACCGGCGCATCACCCTGAACTTCCTGCCGGCCACCCTGCCCAAGTTCGGCTCGGCCTTCGATCTGGCGATCGCGGTCGCGCTGCTGGGCGGCTCCGGTGAGCTGCCACTGCTTCCGCTGGAGGGCGTCGTCGTCCTCGGTGAACTGGGCCTGGACGGCACCGTCCGGCCGGTGCGGGGCGTGCTGCCCATGGTCGCGGCGGCGGCGAGATCCGGCGTCGCCCGGGTGATCGTGCCGGTCGACAACGTCGCCGAGGCAGCGGTCGTTCCCGGGGTCCGGGTCCGCGGGGTCGACACGTTGCACCGTCTGGTCGGCTTCGTCCGGGACGCCGCGCCCCTGATCGACGCGCCCACGCCGCAGCCCCGGCCGCCGCTGTCCGGCCCCGATCTGGTCGAGGTGGCGGGGCAGGAGCTCGGTCGGCGTGCCCTGGAGGTGGCCGCGGCCGGTGGGCACCACCTGTCGCTGGTGGGTCCGCCCGGCGCCGGCAAGACCATGCTCGCCGAGCGGCTGCCGTCCATCCTGCCGGAGCTTGACGACGAGTCGGCCCTGGAGGTGACCGCGCTGCACTCGATCGCCGGCCTGCTGCCGGCCGACGGTGGACTACTGCGCCGCCCGCCGTTTCAGGCCCCACACCACAGCGCGTCGGTGCCGGCGCTGGTCGGCGGCGGTTCGGGGCTGGCCCGGCCGGGCGCGGTGTCGCTGGCGCACCGGGGCGTCCTCTTCCTCGACGAGGCACCCGAGTTCAGCAGGGCCGCTCTGGAGGCACTGCGCCAGCCGTTGGAGCACGGCCGGGTGCACCTCGCCCGCAGCCGGGGTGGCACGGAGTATCCGGCGCGGGCGCAGCTGGTGCTGGCGGCGAATCCCTGTCCCTGCGCGAGCCCGGCCGGCGACGCACGCTGCGAGTGCCCGCCGCTGACCCGGCGACGCTACCTCGGTCGGCTCTCCGGTCCACTGCTCGACCGCATCGACGTCCAGGTCCGCCTGCCGGCGCTGCGGGCGGCCGAGCTGATGGAGCCCGGGTTCAGTGGCGAGTCGTCGGCGACGGTGGCGGAGCGGGTGGCCGCCGCCCGGAAGGCCGCCGCGCAACGCTGGGCGAGTGTCGGCTGCCGGCTCAACGCGGAGATGCCGGGCCCCCACCTGCGCCGCGTGCCCTGGCGGCTGCCGGCGCGGGACACCGTCGACCTGCGGGCCCGGCTCGACTCCGGGTCGATCTCCGCCCGCGGCTTCGACCGGATCATCCGGTTGGCCTGGACCGTCGCCGATCTGGACGGGCGGGTCCGCCCCGGCCGGGCGGACGTCGCGGAGGCCATCCAACTCAGGACGGGAGAGGGACTGTGA
- a CDS encoding YraN family protein, giving the protein MTTWNQAVGAYGERCAVRHLIGAGLRPVARNWRCAAGEIDIIAWDGPVLAFCEVKTRRTDTYGSPAEAVVPSKARRLRRLAAHWLADTGTTADEIRFDVISVLLTEGGPARVEHVPGAF; this is encoded by the coding sequence ATGACGACGTGGAACCAGGCGGTCGGCGCGTACGGCGAACGGTGCGCGGTCCGACACCTGATCGGGGCGGGCCTGCGGCCGGTCGCCCGAAACTGGCGGTGCGCCGCCGGCGAGATCGACATCATCGCGTGGGACGGGCCGGTCCTCGCGTTCTGCGAGGTGAAGACCCGACGTACCGACACCTACGGCAGTCCGGCCGAGGCGGTGGTGCCAAGCAAGGCACGCCGGCTGAGAAGGCTCGCCGCGCACTGGCTGGCCGACACCGGCACCACGGCCGACGAGATCCGCTTCGACGTGATCTCGGTGCTGTTGACCGAAGGCGGTCCCGCCCGGGTCGAACACGTTCCGGGAGCCTTCTGA
- the rpsB gene encoding 30S ribosomal protein S2 gives MAVVTMRQLLESGVHFGHQTRRWNPKMKRFIFTERNGIYIIDLRQTLDYIEKAYDFVRNTVAEGGSILFVGTKKQAQEAIAEQATRVGQPYVNHRWLGGMLTNFQTVYKRLQRMKELEALGDLSGTAAGYTKKETLQLSREKIKLTKTLGGLRDMQKLPAAVWVVDTKKEHIAVDEARKLGIPVIAVLDTNCDPDEVDFPIPGNDDAIRSAELLTRVVAAAVADGLIARSGRRRGGDEKPEAGVAADEPLAEWERELLEEPKKADEQPAAEQQPVAAEQPAAEQSQQPAEQPATATAE, from the coding sequence ATGGCCGTCGTGACCATGCGTCAGCTGCTGGAGAGCGGTGTCCACTTCGGACACCAGACCCGGCGCTGGAACCCGAAGATGAAGCGCTTCATCTTCACGGAGCGCAACGGTATCTACATCATCGACCTGCGTCAGACCCTCGACTACATCGAGAAGGCGTACGACTTCGTGCGCAACACGGTGGCCGAGGGCGGCAGCATCCTGTTCGTCGGCACCAAGAAGCAGGCCCAGGAGGCCATCGCCGAGCAGGCGACCCGGGTCGGCCAGCCGTACGTCAACCACCGCTGGCTCGGTGGCATGCTGACCAACTTCCAGACCGTTTACAAGCGCCTTCAGCGGATGAAGGAGCTGGAGGCCCTGGGTGACCTGAGCGGCACCGCCGCCGGTTACACGAAGAAGGAGACCCTCCAGCTCTCCCGCGAGAAGATCAAGCTGACCAAGACCCTCGGTGGCCTGCGGGACATGCAGAAGCTCCCGGCCGCGGTCTGGGTGGTCGACACCAAGAAGGAGCACATCGCCGTCGACGAGGCCCGCAAGCTGGGCATCCCGGTGATCGCGGTGCTCGACACCAACTGCGACCCGGACGAGGTCGACTTCCCGATCCCGGGTAACGACGACGCGATCCGTTCGGCCGAGCTGCTGACCAGGGTCGTCGCCGCGGCTGTCGCCGACGGTCTGATCGCCCGTTCCGGCCGGCGCCGGGGCGGCGACGAGAAGCCGGAGGCGGGCGTGGCCGCCGACGAGCCGCTGGCCGAGTGGGAGCGCGAGTTGCTCGAGGAGCCGAAGAAGGCCGACGAGCAGCCGGCGGCCGAGCAGCAGCCGGTGGCGGCCGAGCAGCCGGCGGCCGAGCAGTCGCAGCAGCCGGCCGAGCAGCCGGCGACCGCCACCGCGGAGTGA
- the tsf gene encoding translation elongation factor Ts: MSNFTAADVKKLRDLTGAGMMDCKKALTEAEGDFDKAVEILRVKGAKDVGKRAGRTAANGLVAHSGQALLELNCETDFVAKNDAFIALAQQLVEHGERSGVTSAEELLASEIDGRSVADLVQEQSAKIGEKLVLNRFAKLDGTTAVYLHRKSQDLPPAVGVLVQYAGKTDEAADADARAVAMQIAAMRPKYLTRDEVPAEVVESERRIAEQTAREENKPEAALPKIVEGRVNAFFKDYVLVEQASVADNKKTVKQVLAEAGIEVSRFVRFEVGQA, from the coding sequence ATGTCCAACTTCACCGCCGCGGACGTCAAGAAGCTCCGGGACCTCACCGGCGCCGGCATGATGGACTGCAAGAAGGCCCTGACCGAGGCCGAGGGCGACTTCGACAAGGCCGTCGAGATCCTGCGCGTCAAGGGCGCCAAGGACGTCGGCAAGCGGGCCGGTCGCACCGCCGCCAACGGTCTGGTCGCGCACTCCGGCCAGGCGCTGCTCGAGCTCAACTGCGAGACCGACTTCGTGGCCAAGAACGACGCCTTCATCGCGCTCGCCCAGCAGCTGGTGGAGCACGGCGAGCGGTCCGGTGTGACCAGCGCCGAGGAGCTGCTGGCCAGCGAGATCGACGGCAGGAGCGTGGCCGACCTGGTCCAGGAGCAGTCTGCCAAGATCGGCGAGAAGCTGGTGCTGAACCGCTTCGCCAAGCTCGACGGCACCACCGCCGTCTACCTGCACCGCAAGAGCCAGGACCTGCCCCCGGCGGTGGGTGTGCTGGTGCAGTACGCCGGCAAGACCGACGAGGCCGCCGACGCGGACGCCCGCGCCGTGGCCATGCAGATCGCCGCGATGCGGCCGAAGTACCTGACCCGCGACGAGGTTCCGGCCGAGGTCGTGGAGTCGGAGCGGCGCATCGCCGAGCAGACCGCCCGCGAGGAGAACAAGCCCGAGGCGGCGCTGCCGAAGATCGTCGAGGGCCGGGTGAACGCCTTCTTCAAGGACTACGTCCTGGTCGAGCAGGCGTCGGTCGCCGACAACAAGAAGACGGTGAAGCAGGTGCTGGCCGAAGCCGGTATCGAGGTCAGCCGCTTCGTGCGGTTCGAGGTCGGCCAGGCCTGA
- the pyrH gene encoding UMP kinase encodes MTQVVGDRTRAADDPTAPPPGRSRRVVLKLSGEVFGGGAIGVDPDVVQAIARQIATVVRRGVQVSVVVGGGNFFRGAELQKRGMDRARADYMGMLGTVMNCLALQDFLEKEGIETRVQSAITMAQVAEPYIPLRAIRHLEKGRVVIFGAGAGMPYFSTDTVAAQRALEIRADVVLMSKNGVDGVYSADPRIDPTASKFDSITFSEVLRRNLRVADAAAFSLCMENGLPMLVFGAQGADTIVRAVGGDKIGTLITT; translated from the coding sequence ATGACGCAGGTTGTGGGTGACCGGACTCGGGCGGCGGACGATCCGACGGCTCCGCCGCCCGGCAGGTCCCGCCGGGTGGTGCTCAAGCTGTCCGGAGAGGTGTTCGGCGGCGGCGCGATCGGCGTGGACCCGGACGTCGTGCAGGCCATCGCCCGGCAGATCGCCACGGTGGTGCGTCGCGGTGTGCAGGTCTCCGTGGTCGTCGGCGGCGGTAACTTCTTCCGCGGGGCGGAGCTGCAGAAGCGCGGCATGGACCGCGCCCGGGCCGACTACATGGGCATGCTCGGCACGGTGATGAACTGCCTCGCGTTGCAGGACTTCCTGGAGAAGGAGGGCATCGAGACCCGCGTGCAGAGCGCGATCACGATGGCCCAGGTCGCCGAGCCGTACATTCCGCTGCGCGCCATCCGGCACCTGGAGAAGGGCCGCGTGGTCATCTTCGGTGCGGGTGCCGGCATGCCGTACTTCTCCACCGACACCGTGGCCGCCCAGCGGGCGCTGGAGATCCGCGCCGACGTGGTGCTGATGAGCAAGAACGGCGTGGACGGCGTCTACAGCGCCGACCCCCGGATCGACCCGACGGCGAGTAAGTTCGACTCGATCACCTTCTCCGAGGTGCTGCGTCGCAACCTTCGGGTCGCCGACGCGGCGGCGTTCAGCCTCTGCATGGAGAACGGCCTGCCGATGCTGGTCTTCGGTGCCCAGGGCGCCGACACCATCGTGCGGGCCGTCGGCGGCGACAAGATCGGCACCCTGATCACCACCTGA
- the frr gene encoding ribosome recycling factor: protein MIDDTLLEAEEKMERAVEHAKEEFGAIRTGRANAAMFSKIIIDYYGSPTPLPQMASIGVPEPRMVIIKPYDNSQINAMEKAIRDSDLGVNPNNEGNQLRILLPQMTEERRREMIKVARHKGEEAKVAIRNIRRKGKEELDRIVKDGEAGEDEGRRAEKELDDLTQRYVAHVDELIKHKEAELLEV from the coding sequence GTGATCGACGACACCCTCCTCGAGGCCGAGGAGAAGATGGAGCGTGCGGTCGAGCACGCCAAGGAGGAGTTCGGCGCCATCCGCACCGGTCGCGCCAACGCCGCCATGTTCTCCAAGATCATTATCGACTACTACGGCAGCCCCACGCCGCTGCCCCAGATGGCCTCCATCGGGGTTCCCGAGCCGCGCATGGTCATCATCAAGCCGTACGACAACTCGCAGATCAACGCCATGGAGAAGGCGATCCGCGACTCCGACCTCGGCGTGAACCCGAACAACGAGGGCAACCAGCTGCGCATCCTGCTCCCGCAGATGACCGAGGAGCGCCGCCGCGAGATGATCAAGGTCGCCCGGCACAAGGGCGAGGAGGCCAAGGTGGCCATCCGCAACATCCGCCGCAAGGGCAAGGAAGAGTTGGACCGCATCGTCAAGGACGGCGAGGCCGGCGAGGACGAGGGGCGGCGCGCCGAGAAGGAACTGGACGACCTGACCCAGCGCTACGTCGCCCACGTCGACGAGCTGATCAAGCACAAGGAAGCTGAGCTGCTCGAGGTCTGA
- a CDS encoding phosphatidate cytidylyltransferase, with translation MTHLDPYRSAEARSVDRPDSPALPWPEAEIEPGPWSRGVTPGVGRYADPRPRPGWDPAAMATDRRVPDPDDAPTAQFAPVRDTDPDERPTAQFAPVRDPAEATPTADGPDRRQPGRRRATAGRQPTQPAAPSRAGRNLPAAIAVGLGLGALIVLPLFLYRPAFLVVLAAAVGVGIWEMARAVGRSGARPPLVPLVVGGVLTVGLAWFAGPDALMLGLLVTILGTAVWRLGDGLPGLRRDLIAATLIAVYVPFLGGFAALLAAVPDDGPLRVLVTLVAVVLSDTGGYAAGVTFGKRPMAPTISPKKSWEGFAGSVSAAALGSAVLLGLIFDVAPWWGALFGVAVSGAAVLGDLAESMIKRDLGVKDMSNLLPGHGGLMDRLDSILFAVPTGYLLLAVFVPVVS, from the coding sequence ATGACCCACCTCGACCCCTATCGCAGCGCCGAGGCCCGTAGCGTGGACCGGCCGGACTCACCCGCCCTGCCCTGGCCGGAGGCCGAGATCGAGCCGGGCCCGTGGTCGCGCGGTGTGACGCCCGGCGTCGGCCGGTACGCCGATCCGCGACCGCGCCCCGGGTGGGATCCCGCCGCCATGGCGACCGACCGCCGCGTACCCGATCCGGACGACGCACCCACGGCGCAGTTCGCCCCGGTACGCGACACCGACCCGGACGAGCGACCCACCGCCCAGTTCGCGCCGGTACGCGACCCGGCGGAAGCCACGCCGACCGCCGACGGGCCGGACCGGCGCCAGCCCGGCCGACGCCGTGCCACGGCCGGTCGACAGCCCACCCAGCCGGCCGCCCCCAGCCGGGCGGGCCGCAACCTGCCCGCCGCCATCGCCGTCGGGTTGGGTCTCGGCGCCCTGATCGTGCTGCCACTGTTCCTCTACCGGCCCGCCTTCCTGGTGGTGCTCGCCGCGGCCGTCGGCGTCGGCATCTGGGAGATGGCCCGCGCGGTGGGCCGAAGCGGCGCCCGTCCCCCGCTGGTGCCGCTGGTCGTGGGTGGGGTGCTCACCGTGGGGCTGGCCTGGTTCGCGGGCCCCGACGCCCTGATGCTGGGGCTGCTGGTGACCATCCTCGGTACGGCGGTGTGGCGGCTCGGAGACGGTCTGCCGGGCCTGCGGCGGGACCTGATCGCCGCGACCCTCATCGCGGTGTACGTGCCGTTCCTCGGCGGCTTCGCCGCGCTCCTCGCGGCGGTGCCCGACGACGGGCCGCTGCGGGTGCTGGTCACCCTCGTCGCGGTGGTCCTGTCCGACACGGGAGGTTACGCGGCCGGCGTCACCTTCGGTAAGCGCCCGATGGCCCCCACGATCAGTCCGAAGAAGTCCTGGGAGGGTTTCGCCGGCTCGGTCAGCGCGGCGGCGCTGGGCAGCGCGGTGCTGCTGGGGCTGATCTTCGACGTCGCACCCTGGTGGGGTGCGCTGTTCGGGGTGGCCGTCTCCGGAGCGGCTGTCCTGGGCGACCTGGCCGAGTCCATGATCAAGCGAGACCTGGGCGTGAAGGACATGAGCAACCTGCTGCCGGGGCACGGCGGCCTCATGGACCGGCTCGACTCGATCCTGTTCGCGGTACCCACCGGCTACCTGCTGCTGGCGGTCTTCGTGCCGGTGGTGAGCTGA